From the Fusarium musae strain F31 chromosome 11, whole genome shotgun sequence genome, one window contains:
- a CDS encoding hypothetical protein (MEROPS:MER0048191) → MKLNNAAFLVFLTTLQSSFANALPSEVNLRRRDDSKNVTQLQIIPDVDFNFNVMATLATAPYQGADIGEILVAASQIKTGDFESYHQAYYDLATRVHNQAKAIDCKKHPVSARNAYFRASTYYRSADAFLHRNWSDPRIMSLWKQQIDAFDKAMQLLPVPGKRIELQSDNFTVPAIFFKTDKPGRRPTVILGTGYDGSMEDLYHTMGEALLQRGMNAIVYEGPGQPTVRRYQDLGFIPEWEKVVTPIVDYALSRKDVDGGKLGLMGFSFGGILASRAAAFEHRLAAVIALDGVFDFGQAMFKQFGPEITELFKAGKKKEIDEAVALVQNNASMSSTLRWGIDQGEWSFKTHSPYTLLEKAQGFTMKGIVDKVKAPVFVGDGQNDMFFPGQAKELTKQLGSRATYHLFETASGAGLHCQVGGYVLMNQVSLDWLEEVFANQTMHN, encoded by the exons ATGAAATTGAACAACGCCGCCTTCCTTGTCTTCCTGACAACCCTCCAATCG TCTTTTGCAAATGCACTTCCATCAGAAGTAAACTTACGCCGCAGAGACGATTCGAAGAATGTCACCCAGCTGCAGATCATCCCGGACGTTGACTTTAACTTCAACGTCATGGCGACCTTGGCCACAGCTCCCTACCAGGGAGCAGACATCGGAGAGATTCTCGTCGCGGCAAGTCAGATTAAGACGGGAGATTTCGAAAGCTACCATCAAGCGTACTACGACCTTGCGACTCGTGTTCACAATCAGGCAAAGGCAATCGACTGCAAGAAGCATCCCGTTTCTGCGCGAAATGCGTACTTTAGGGCCTCGACCTATTATCGTTCCGCTGATGCATTCTTGCACCGAAACTGGAGTGATCCTAGAATCATGTCACTTTGGAAGCAGCAGATCGACGCTTTCGATAAAGCAATGCAGCTCCTTCCCGTTCCCGGCAAGCGTATTGAGCTACAGTCTGACAATTTTACTGTCCCTGctatcttcttcaagacGGACAAGCCTGGCCGCCGTCCTACTGTCATCTTGGGTACCGGATATGATGGCTCCATGGAAGACCTGTATCATACCATGGGTGAGGCTTTGCTACAACGAGGCATGAATGCTATCGTGTATGAGGGACCAGGCCAGCCAACTGTCCGTCGGTACCAGGACCTTGGATTCATTCCCGAGTGGGAAAAAGTCGTCACACCGATTGTTGATTATGCGCTTTCTCGAAAGGATGTCGACGGTGGTAAGCTTGGGCTTATGGGATTCTCGTTTGGAGGAATCCTTGCGTCTCGTGCCGCAGCCTTTGAGCATCGTCTAGCAGCAGTGATTGCCCTCGACGGGGTCTTCGATTTCGGCCAAGCAATGTTCAAGCAATTCGGGCCTGAAATCACCGAGCTATTCAAagctggcaagaagaaggagattgatgaAGCGGTCGCTTTGGTGCAGAACAACGCGAGCATGTCCTCGACTCTGCGATGGGGTATCGATCAGGGAGAGTGGTCGTTCAAGACTCATTCGCCGTACACCTTGCTAGAGAAAGCCCAAGGGTTCACGATGAAGGGTATCGTGGATAAGGTCAAGGCGCCTGTTTTTGTTGGAGATGGTCAGAATGATATGTTCTTTCCTGGGCAGGCGAAGGAGTTGACGAAGCAGCTTGGAAGTCGGGCAACGTATCACCTCTTTGAGACGGCTTCGGGGGCTGGGCTTCATTGTCAGGTTGGTGGTTACGTGCTGATGAATCAGGTTTCGCTTGATTGGCTTGAGGAAGTTTTCGCGAATCAGACCATGCACAACTGA